The genomic DNA CATCAGAATATCAAGAGCTTCAGGTGACAGTTCATCACTGTCGTAGTTAAAAAAGATATCGTTCAGATGCTCCTGGTAAACAAGAAGCATATCCATTCCGGAGGACAGTGTATCTGTTTCCCATACTCCCGTAAGGGTATCCGCGAATTCCTCTACAATAACAGTGGTTGTGTCATCTCCGTCCGGAATAGTGTCATCCGGTCTGCAGCCTGAGATGGACATTGCAAGCACAAGCATGACTGATACTGCCAGAGTCGATGTCAATCGAACTCTCATCATAATCATCCTTCCTTTCATGGAGAAATGATCGAAATTATTTGAATCCAAGCGGTGACCATGTCGGACAGTAACTCTCACCGCTCAAGGAAAGCTTTCTCACTGTAAGCCCGTTAAGTTCCAGCACGAAAACAGCACGCTGCCCGTCCATATCGCTGCTGAAGGCGATATGCCTTCCGGTAGGCCCCCAAACAGGATCTTCGTTAAGAGATCCTTCGAATGTAACCTGACGGATGTTGGAACCGTCAGCGTCCATGACGAATATGTGAAAATTGTTCCCGACCCTGGCGGTATAGGCTATTCTATCCCCATCTGGCGACCATGATGGACTGTCACAGTACGAGTGGGATCGAGTTGCTCTCATAGCCGTTCCGCCTGAACTGTCCATGATATAGAGCTGTGGATATCCAATTCTGTCACTGGTAAAAACAACCTGCCTTCCGTTGGGCGAAAAACTCGCTGAGGTTTCAATGGATCCCCTGAGAGTGAGACGATTTGTCTCGCAGGACACAGGATCAAACACGTATATATCCACATTCCCGCCCCGGGAAAGTGTAAGCGCAATCGACTCACCATCGGAACTCCAGGCGGGTGAGGAGTTGAGTCCCGGGCTTGAAAGAATACTCCTTGCCGAAGCATCCGAAAAACTGTAACACCACAGATCGCCATTACCGGACTGAAAGGATGTAAACGCAATTCTGTCGCCATCGGGTGACCATGCCGGAGTTGTAATAACTTCATCATCCGTCATGACATGTATTTCTGATCTGGGATCCATTGATTTGACCGTCAGAGCGTAACTTGACCCGGTTCTGGTTATATAGGAAATCCATGTGGAAGCGATTCCGTTTTCGCCTGTAAGGTCATATACAAGATCATCAGCAAATGCATGTACAAGCGAATAGATTGTATATCCCGAGTAATTCCTGGCCAGAAGCGGTTCCCCGCCCGAAAAGACTTCTGCCCTGAGTTCAATTCC from Candidatus Aegiribacteria sp. includes the following:
- a CDS encoding OmpA family protein; translation: MMRVRLTSTLAVSVMLVLAMSISGCRPDDTIPDGDDTTTVIVEEFADTLTGVWETDTLSSGMDMLLVYQEHLNDIFFNYDSDELSPEALDILMQNSSYMLETPGFRILIEGHCDERGTIDYNLALGENRALSVYNYLANYGVASTRLQFVSYGKERPFDPAHTEQAWSLNRRAHFRVLPGN